A DNA window from Drosophila sechellia strain sech25 chromosome X, ASM438219v1, whole genome shotgun sequence contains the following coding sequences:
- the LOC6618462 gene encoding pre-rRNA-processing protein esf2 codes for MNSEPNRKPTPMEVEEIENEETRSDNPQPEEGESANGEANLSDDESEMELASFNASGSTSPAAKESKKGTIYISHLPKDMAVTSMLRIFGEYGAIGRAFLRSKKLSSKSPDIIFTEGWVQFNSKRVAKQIVPLLNNKQISTRKKSRFYDSLWSMKYLPQFKWTRPTVLVALGQEGLVVPLEANPSDADDEMELASLNDTGSSSAAAKRSKKGIIYICNIPKDMTIARLREILGKYGAVGRAYLQSQKLSDKSPHIIFAEGWVEFKSKRVAKQIVPLLTNRQISTHKKSRFYDSLWSMKYLSHFTWANLPKLLNSQATRFQ; via the exons ATGAATTCTGAGCCAAATCGCAAGCCCACTCCTATGGAAGTGGAGGAAATTGAGAATGAGGAGACGCGCTCGGATAATCCGCAGCCAGAGGAAGGTGAGTCTGCGAATGGGGAGGCAAATCTCTCGGATGACGAATCAGAAATGGAGCTGGCCAGCTTCAATGCCAGCGGCAGTACCTCGCCTGCCGCTAAGGAAAGCAAGAAGGGCACCATCTACATATCCCACTTACCCAAAGACATGGCCGTGACCAGCATGTTGCGAATCTTTGGCGAGTACGGCGCCATCGGCAGAGCTTTCCTGCGGTCGAAGAAGCTGTCAA GTAAGTCTCCTGATATCATCTTCACCGAGGGTTGGGTGCAATTCAATTCGAAACGTGTGGCCAAACAGATCGTTCCACTGCTTAACAACAAGCAGATATCCACGCGCAAGAAGTCCCGATTCTATGACTCGCTGTGGAGCATGAAGTACCTGCCGCAGTTCAAGTGGACCCGTCCAACCGTTCTCGTGGCCTTGGGGCAGGAGGGGCTCGTGGTACCCCTTGAGGCAAATCCCTCGGATGCCGACGATGAAATGGAGCTGGCCAGCCTCAATGACACCGGCAGTTCCTCGGCTGCCGCGAAGAGAAGCAAGAAGGGCATCATCTACATATGCAACATACCCAAGGACATGACCATTGCCCGCCTGCGGGAGATCTTGGGCAAGTACGGCGCCGTCGGCAGAGCTTACCTGCAGTCGCAGAAGCTGTCAG ATAAGTCTCCTCATATCATCTTCGCCGAGGGTTGGGTGGAATTCAAGTCGAAACGTGTGGCCAAACAGATCGTTCCACTGCTGACCAACAGGCAGATATCCACGCACAAGAAGTCCCGATTCTATGACTCGCTGTGGAGCATGAAGTACCTGTCGCACTTCACCTGGGCCAATCTACCCAAGCTCCTAAACTCGCAGGCCACACGCTTCCAGTAA
- the LOC116801944 gene encoding pre-rRNA-processing protein esf2-like, with the protein MNSEPNRKPTPMEVEEIENEETRSDNPQPEEGESANGEANLSDDESEMELASFNASGSTSPAAKESKKGTIYISHLPKDMAVTSMLRIFGEYGAIGRAFLRSKKLSSKSPDIIFTEGWVQFNSKRVAKQIVPLLNNKQISTRKKSRFYDSLWSMKYLPQFKWTRPTVLVALGQEGLVVPLEANPSDADDEMELASLNDTGSSSAAAKRSKKGIIYICNIPKDMTIARLREILGKYGAVGRAYLQSQKLSDKSPHIIFAEGWVEFKSKRVAKQIVPLLTNRQISTHKKSRFYDSLWSMKYLSHFTWANLPKLLNSQATRFQ; encoded by the exons ATGAATTCTGAGCCAAATCGCAAGCCCACTCCTATGGAAGTGGAGGAAATTGAGAATGAGGAGACGCGCTCGGATAATCCGCAGCCAGAGGAAGGTGAGTCTGCGAATGGGGAGGCAAATCTCTCGGATGACGAATCAGAAATGGAGCTGGCCAGCTTCAATGCCAGCGGCAGTACCTCGCCTGCCGCTAAGGAAAGCAAGAAGGGCACCATCTACATATCCCACTTACCCAAAGACATGGCCGTGACCAGCATGTTGCGAATCTTTGGCGAGTACGGCGCCATCGGCAGAGCTTTCCTGCGGTCGAAGAAGCTGTCAA GTAAGTCTCCTGATATCATCTTCACCGAGGGTTGGGTGCAATTCAATTCGAAACGTGTGGCCAAACAGATCGTTCCACTGCTTAACAACAAGCAGATATCCACGCGCAAGAAGTCCCGATTCTATGACTCGCTGTGGAGCATGAAGTACCTGCCGCAGTTCAAGTGGACCCGTCCAACCGTTCTCGTGGCCTTGGGGCAGGAGGGGCTCGTGGTACCCCTTGAGGCAAATCCCTCGGATGCCGACGATGAAATGGAGCTGGCCAGCCTCAATGACACCGGCAGTTCCTCGGCTGCCGCGAAGAGAAGCAAGAAGGGCATCATCTACATATGCAACATACCCAAGGACATGACCATTGCCCGCCTGCGGGAGATCTTGGGCAAGTACGGCGCCGTCGGCAGAGCTTACCTGCAGTCGCAGAAGCTGTCAG ATAAGTCTCCTCATATCATCTTCGCCGAGGGTTGGGTGGAATTCAAGTCGAAACGTGTGGCCAAACAGATCGTTCCCCTGCTGACCAACAGGCAGATATCCACGCACAAGAAGTCCCGATTCTATGACTCGCTGTGGAGCATGAAGTACCTGTCGCACTTCACCTGGGCCAATCTACCCAAGCTCCTAAACTCGCAGGCCACACGCTTCCAGTAA